The genome window TTTGTTGGCTGACACTGCGCTTTCGCGAGCAAGCCCGCTCCCACAGTTTGATCTTCAGTCTGGCCAATTCACTCGTTGGTACGCGGCCAATGTGGGAGCCGGGCTTGCTCGCGACGGCGGTGAGGCAGTCGATGAATTTGTTGGCTGACACTGCGCTTTCGCGAGCAAGCCCGCTCCCACAGTTTGATCTTCATTGATGCAGAGGTTGTGCCTGGCTTAGAAGGGCACGTCGCCCAGAATCGTGGCGCGATGCATCACCCGCCGCTGCGGCCGGTAGTCATCCACCGCGTAATGCTGGGTCACGCGGTTATCCCAGAACGCCACGTCATTCTCCTGCCAGCGCCAGCGAATGGTGAATTCCGGCCGTGTTGCGTGGGCGAACAGCAGTTTCAACATTGCCTCGCTTTCAGCCGGCTCCAGCTCGTTGATTCTGGTGGTGAAGCCATCACTGACAAACAGCGACTTACGCCCGCTCACCGGGTGTGTACGCACCACCGGGTGCGACAGAGGCGGGTTCTTCTTGCGGGTTTCTTCCCAACGCGCGAAGTCTTCGGCCGTATTACCAAAACGCTCCAGCGGGAAGGATTTAGTGAAATCGTGAGTCGCCGTCAGGCCATCGAGCAGGCGCTTGAGCGGCGCCGACAACGCCTCGTACGCCGCAATGCCGCTGGCCCATAACGTGTCGCCGCCGAACGCCGGCAGCCGCTTGGCGCTGAGCACTGCACCGAGTGCAGGCGTCGGCAGGAAGGTCACGTCGGTGTGCCACACCGCGTTATCACGCACATCGGTCACCGCGGTGTCGAGGATCAGCACTTCCGGCTGTTCCGGCACGTTGGGGTAGATCGGGTGAATATGCAGGTCACCAAAATGGGCCGCAAAGCGTGCCTGTTGCTGCGGCGTGATGGCTTGGCCGCGGAAGAACAGCACCGAGTGGGTAAGCAACGCCTGTTCGATGGCGTTGCGTTGTCCCGGGCTCAGCGGCTGGGTGATATCGACGCCGCTGATCTGGGCGCCCAGGGCGGTGCTTAATGGCGTAACGGTCAGGCTGCTCATGCTGTTCTCACTTAGTGTGCCTGGCCATGCCAAGGCACCCATTTGCGTTGCAGGGCACGCAGGCCCATTTCCATGGCGAAGGCGATCAGGGCGATTACCAGAATCCCCAGCACCACCACGTCAGTGACCAGGAACTGCGCTGCCGACTGCACCATAAAGCCCAGGCCGCTGGTGGCGGCGATCAACTCGGCGGCGACCAGCGTCGACCAACCCACACCCAGGCCGATGCGCACACCGGTGAGGATGTCGGGCAGGGCGCTCGGCAGGATCACATGGCGAATCAACTGGGCACGGCTCGCACCCAAAGACTGCGCGGCACGCAGCTTGGCCGGGTCGACCGTGCGTACGCCGGTCGCGGTGGCGATGGCGATGGGCGCGAAAATCGCCAGGTAAATCAGCAGCACCTTGGACAGTTCGCCGATGCCGCACCAGATCACAATCAACGGCAGGTAGGCCAACGGCGGAATCGGCCGGTAGAACTCGATCAGCGGGTCGAGAATGCCGCGGGCAATACGGTTGGCGCCGATGGCAATGCCGACCGGCACGGCAGTCAACACTGCAAAGCCCAAGCCCAGGCCGATACGGCTCAAGCTCGCACCCAGGTGCTGCCACAAGGTGGCGTCCATGTAGCCCGTGGTCGCCAGCAGCCAGCCTTTTTGCAACACGGCAGACGGTGGCGGCAGGAACAAGGGCTCGATCAAACCGGTCGCGGTCACGGCCCACCAGATCGCCAGCAAGGCGACCAGCGTCAGCCCGCTGATCCAACGTGTGCTCAGCCTGCGGCGTAGCGGGGTAGGCGCGAGAGCCACGGGCTTGGCAGCCGTGGCGGGGAGTTCATAGCTGCTCATGCGCACACCTGCCGTTGGGAGAACACCTTGCCCAGCACGTGCTCACGGGTTTCGATAAAGCGTGGGTCGGACTTGATCGCCCGGGCCGATTCACCGGCGGCGTAGCGTTGGCCGAAGTCCAGGTGCAGGCGTTCGACGATCTGGCCCGGGTTGGGCGCCAACAGGATCAAATCGGTGGCGAGAAAGACCGCTTCTTCGATGTCGTGAGTAATCAGGAATACCGGTTTGGCCGTGCGCCGCCAGACTTGCAGCAGCAACTCCTGCATCTGTTCGCGCGTGAAGGCATCCAGCGCGCCGAAGGGTTCATCCATCAGCAACACGCGAGGGTCGGCCGCCAGGGCACGGGCCAGGCCCACACGCTGCTTCTGGCCACCGGAGAGTTGCCAGATGCGGCGGCTGTCGAAACCGGCCAGGTCGACCAGGGCGAGCATTTCCCGGGCGCGCACTTCACGTTGCGCCTTGGGTACGCCGGCCAGTTCGAGGCCGAAGCCGACGTTGGCCAGCACGTCTTGCCAGGGCAGCAGGGCGTCGTCCTGGAACACCACGCCACGTTCGGCACTGGGGCCTTTGACGGGCACGCCATCGAGGGTGATGCGCCCGGCAGAGGGCTCGACGAAACCGGCAATCAGGTTCAACAGCGAGGTCTTGCCACTGCCGGACGGCCCGAGAGCCACCAGCAATTGCTGGGGCCCCAGGTCGAGTGAAATGTCAGACAGTACCGGTTCTGTGGCGCCTGGGTACTGTGCGCTGATGCGCTCCAGTTGTAGCAAGGCCATCGCAATGAACTCCCGAATCAGTGGGTGATGAACTGGGCGCTGATGTAAGGCGCGTAGTCCGGCAGCACGGCGTCGACCTTGCCTTGTTCCTTGAGGAACGCGGCGGTATCCGTCACGGCTTTGGTGGTCGGTGCGCCCAGCAGCGTCACTTGGTCAGCGGCCAGTGGGTAAACATTGCCTTGCAGCAGCAGTGGGATATCGCTGGCCTTGGCGCCGGAGAGCTTCACCAGTTTGTCGACGTTGCTTTGGTCGGCGAGCCAGGCTTGTGGGTCTTTGCGGTACGCGGCGTAGGCATCCAGCGTGACGTTGGCGAAGGCGCTGACGATTTCCGGGTGTTTTTCGGCGAAGTCTTTACGCACGATCCACGCATCGAAAGTCGGCGCGCCGAACTTGGCCAGTTCGCCGGAAGTGATCAGTACCTTGCCGTTTTCCTTGGCCACACCCAGGGCGGGGTCCCAAACGTAGGTCGCATCGATATCACCGCGCTTCCAGGCGGCGATGATCGCCGGTGGCGCGAGGTTGAGGATGGTGACTTTCGACGGGTCGATGTTCCAGTGCTTGAGCGCGGCCAACAGGCTGTAGTGGCCGGTGGATACGAACGGCACGGCGATTTTTTTGCCGACCAGGTCCTGCGGGCTATTGATCCCCGAACCATTGCGCGCCACCAGGGCTTCGGCGCCACCGATCTGGGTGGCGATGAGGAAGGTTTCCACCGGTACTTTGCGGGTGACGGCAGCGGTCAGCGGGCTGGAACCGAGGTAGCCGATCTGCACGTCGCCGGAGGCGATGGCGGCGATGATGTCGGCGCCATTGTCGAATTTGCGCCAGTCGATCTTGGCGTGGGTGGCTTTTTCATACGCGCCATCGGCCTGGGCGACTTTGGCCGGGTCCACGGTGGTCTGGTAAGCGATGGTCACATCCGCCGCCTGGGCGAACAGGCTGGCACCGGCCAGGGACAACGCCGCCAGGAGGCGGAGAGGGACATGCAGTTTCAAGGGGAAGCTCCTCAATCAGGCGGCCGAGGGTCGGCGTGTGAGGAGACTAAATGATCTAAGAATCCGAAAATAAATAACATTTTCGAATTAGCTTATGAGGAGAAAGGTGAAAGCCGGTCTTCAGTCAAAGGAGGGCAAATGTGCGAGGGGGCTTGCGCCCGATGGCGGTGGGCCAGTCAATGAGAGGTGACTGACGAATTCGCTATCGGGAGCAAGCCCCCTCCCCTATAAAGCCCATTCCCATTAGGGATTGAGCGCGGCTTTTTAGTTGCTGATCGCCAGAATGCTCGCCTGGTACGAGCCGACAAACACATCAAAATCGCCCACTTCGTTCTGCTCCAGCTCCGCCTGTTGCGCCAGCGACGTGCGCGCCAGTTCTTCAAAGCGCGCCTGCTCGGCTGCCGGCAGCGGCTCTTTACGGAAATGCTCGGCATGCACCTCGCTTTGGTGCAGGGAGAACTGCGCAAAGCTCTCTTTGCGCTCGGCCATCGCCGCCAGCACTTGGGCCGAGGGCGTCAGAGAAGGGTCTTTGACCTTCGCCAATTGAGCGTCCAGTGCCTGGCTGTGTTCCTGGATACCGTGGCTCTCGTCAAGCAACGCGGCCAACGGCGCAATCTGCTCCAGCAGCTCCGTGGCCCATTCCTTCATGTCCACGGGCTGGCCGTCACGCTGCAACTGCAGGCCTGGGCGGCGACCTTCCTTGACCACACTGAGGAAGTTGGAGGTGGCATTACCGCACTCGTTGTTGGCGAACAGCGGGCTGTCGTTCAACGCGCAGTACAGCAGGAACGCGTCGAGGAAACGCGACTCCGGCAGGTCGATACCCATCGGCAGGAACGGGTTGATGTCCAGGCAACGCACTTCGATGTACTGAATGCCACGGGCCATCAGTGCCTGGATCGGCCGTTCGCCGGTGTAGGTGACGCGCTTGGGGCGAATGTTGGAGTAGTACTCGTTTTCGATCTGCAGGATGTTGGTGTTGAGCTGAACCCACTCACCATCCTTATGGGTGCCGACTTCGACGTAAGGTGCGTAGGGCGTTGCCACTGCTTCACGCAGGCTGTCGGTGTAGCTGCTCAGATCGTTGTAGCACGGCGTCAGGCCCGCCTGAGCGTTGCTCTGGTAACCCAGGTCGCTCATGCGCAGGCTGGTGGCGTAGGGCAGGTACAGCGTGTCGGCGTCCAACACTTCCAACTGGTGCGAGCGACCGCGCAGGAAGCCGGCGTCCAGCGCCGGTGAGGCACCAAACAGGTACATCAACAGCCAGCTGTAGCGACGGAAGTTACGGATCAGCGCGATATAGGCGGTGGACTGGTAGTCGCGGTCGGTGCCGACGAAACCTTCGGTTTCCTTGAGCAACGGCCACAACTGTTCCGGCAGCGAGAAGTTGTAGTGGATGCCGGCGATGCACTGCATGGTCTTGCCGTAGCGCAGGGCCAGGCCCTTGCGGTACACGTACTTGAGCTGGCCGATATTCGAGGTGCCGTAGTAGGCAATCGGAATATCTTCCTCGGCCGGCAACGGGCACGGCATCGAAGGGCTCCACAGGTACTCGTTGCCGAGTTTGCTGTAGGCAAAACGATGGATCTTGTCCAGGCTGCTCAGGGTATCGGCCGGGTTGGGCAGGGCGGGAGTGATGAACTCCAGCAGCGACTCCGAGTAGTCGGTGGTGATCAATTCGTTGGTCAACGCAGCGCCCAGGGCTTCAGGGTGCGGCGTTTGTGCCAGGCGACCCTCATCTGTGACGCGCAGGCATTCGCGCTCGATGCCGTGCAAGCACTGCTCTAGCAGGGAGAGGTGTTCGCGCTTGCCGAGCAAGGCCAGGCGGCGGTTGAGAAGTTCGCTCAAGTTGGATTCCTTCACGCGTCAGTCGCCCCAATATGGGGGTGGGCAGGACGGTCTACAAGGGTGAAGTTAAAACTGGCGTTATCGCCTGGTTTTGAGTCGATTTGACCCGCTTTGAAAAAGCCTACTTCACTCCATGAATTGGGCTATAGCGCAGCAAGAAAATTCCGACGATGTTGTCGCAGCGCCGAAATTAACTCAAATCGAGGGCGGGGAGCTATAGGACAGCGAAGGTGCCTTGTGCTTTTGCGACCAGTTTGTCGTCCTGGTACACATCCGCCTCGACCACCAACGTGCGTCGACCGGCGTGAATCACCCGGCTGGTGCACACCACGTCGCCGTCAGACACGGCGCGGATGTAGTTGATTTTGCATTCGATGGTTGCACTCTGCTGATCGAAACCATGGGAACTGGAGCAGGCCAGCCCCATGGTGATATCGACCAAACTGAAAATCGCCCCGCCATGGAGCTTGCCCGCGCGGTTGCGCAGGTGCGGCTCCAGGGTCAGGGCCACCTCGGCAACGCCTTCTTCAAGGCGTTGCAGGTGGCAGCCGATCAGCTCACTGAAGGCGCTCTGGGTCAAACCGGCTGGAATTTCCATCAACGTTTCTTCAACTGCTTGGCATTGGCGAACAGCGACGCCATGGCGTTGTTGCTCGGCGCGGCCGTGGCGGTTTCCTTGCGCGGTGCGTTGTGCTGCGACTGGCGCGGCGCCGAGCCAGGGCGTGCACCACGGGCTCCGTCGATTTTCTCGCCGGGGGTGTCGCTCATGCGCATCGACAGGCCGACGCGTTTGCGTGGGATATCGACTTCCATGACCTTGACCTTCACCACGTCACCGGCTTTCACCGCTTCACGAGGGTCCTTGATGAACTTCTCCGAAAGCGCGGAGATATGCACCAAACCGTCCTGATGCACGCCGATGTCCACAAAGGCACCGAAGTTGGTCACGTTGGTCACCACACCTTCGAGGATCATGCCCAGTTGCAAGTCCTTGAGGTCTTCGACACCGTCCTGGAACTCGGCCGTCTTGAACTCGGGACGCGGGTCACGGCCCGGTTTTTCC of Pseudomonas fluorescens contains these proteins:
- the tauD gene encoding taurine dioxygenase; translation: MSSLTVTPLSTALGAQISGVDITQPLSPGQRNAIEQALLTHSVLFFRGQAITPQQQARFAAHFGDLHIHPIYPNVPEQPEVLILDTAVTDVRDNAVWHTDVTFLPTPALGAVLSAKRLPAFGGDTLWASGIAAYEALSAPLKRLLDGLTATHDFTKSFPLERFGNTAEDFARWEETRKKNPPLSHPVVRTHPVSGRKSLFVSDGFTTRINELEPAESEAMLKLLFAHATRPEFTIRWRWQENDVAFWDNRVTQHYAVDDYRPQRRVMHRATILGDVPF
- a CDS encoding PaaI family thioesterase, which encodes MEIPAGLTQSAFSELIGCHLQRLEEGVAEVALTLEPHLRNRAGKLHGGAIFSLVDITMGLACSSSHGFDQQSATIECKINYIRAVSDGDVVCTSRVIHAGRRTLVVEADVYQDDKLVAKAQGTFAVL
- the tauA gene encoding taurine ABC transporter substrate-binding protein, whose protein sequence is MKLHVPLRLLAALSLAGASLFAQAADVTIAYQTTVDPAKVAQADGAYEKATHAKIDWRKFDNGADIIAAIASGDVQIGYLGSSPLTAAVTRKVPVETFLIATQIGGAEALVARNGSGINSPQDLVGKKIAVPFVSTGHYSLLAALKHWNIDPSKVTILNLAPPAIIAAWKRGDIDATYVWDPALGVAKENGKVLITSGELAKFGAPTFDAWIVRKDFAEKHPEIVSAFANVTLDAYAAYRKDPQAWLADQSNVDKLVKLSGAKASDIPLLLQGNVYPLAADQVTLLGAPTTKAVTDTAAFLKEQGKVDAVLPDYAPYISAQFITH
- the tauB gene encoding taurine ABC transporter ATP-binding subunit, whose amino-acid sequence is MALLQLERISAQYPGATEPVLSDISLDLGPQQLLVALGPSGSGKTSLLNLIAGFVEPSAGRITLDGVPVKGPSAERGVVFQDDALLPWQDVLANVGFGLELAGVPKAQREVRAREMLALVDLAGFDSRRIWQLSGGQKQRVGLARALAADPRVLLMDEPFGALDAFTREQMQELLLQVWRRTAKPVFLITHDIEEAVFLATDLILLAPNPGQIVERLHLDFGQRYAAGESARAIKSDPRFIETREHVLGKVFSQRQVCA
- the gshA gene encoding glutamate--cysteine ligase, whose translation is MSELLNRRLALLGKREHLSLLEQCLHGIERECLRVTDEGRLAQTPHPEALGAALTNELITTDYSESLLEFITPALPNPADTLSSLDKIHRFAYSKLGNEYLWSPSMPCPLPAEEDIPIAYYGTSNIGQLKYVYRKGLALRYGKTMQCIAGIHYNFSLPEQLWPLLKETEGFVGTDRDYQSTAYIALIRNFRRYSWLLMYLFGASPALDAGFLRGRSHQLEVLDADTLYLPYATSLRMSDLGYQSNAQAGLTPCYNDLSSYTDSLREAVATPYAPYVEVGTHKDGEWVQLNTNILQIENEYYSNIRPKRVTYTGERPIQALMARGIQYIEVRCLDINPFLPMGIDLPESRFLDAFLLYCALNDSPLFANNECGNATSNFLSVVKEGRRPGLQLQRDGQPVDMKEWATELLEQIAPLAALLDESHGIQEHSQALDAQLAKVKDPSLTPSAQVLAAMAERKESFAQFSLHQSEVHAEHFRKEPLPAAEQARFEELARTSLAQQAELEQNEVGDFDVFVGSYQASILAISN
- the tauC gene encoding taurine ABC transporter permease TauC codes for the protein MSSYELPATAAKPVALAPTPLRRRLSTRWISGLTLVALLAIWWAVTATGLIEPLFLPPPSAVLQKGWLLATTGYMDATLWQHLGASLSRIGLGLGFAVLTAVPVGIAIGANRIARGILDPLIEFYRPIPPLAYLPLIVIWCGIGELSKVLLIYLAIFAPIAIATATGVRTVDPAKLRAAQSLGASRAQLIRHVILPSALPDILTGVRIGLGVGWSTLVAAELIAATSGLGFMVQSAAQFLVTDVVVLGILVIALIAFAMEMGLRALQRKWVPWHGQAH